A single Kryptolebias marmoratus isolate JLee-2015 linkage group LG7, ASM164957v2, whole genome shotgun sequence DNA region contains:
- the lg7h4orf48 gene encoding neuropeptide-like protein C4orf48 homolog, translating to MAYSGCFAQAAVILLAVQLVWVGAAEAEQEAGTVIPAESRPCVDCHAFEFMQRALQDLKKTAFNLDARTEMLVLRAERRALCDCMSTNSLL from the exons ATGGCGTACAGTGGATGTTTCGCGCAGGCGGCTGTGATCCTCCTGGCGGTGCAGCTCGTCTGGGTCGGAGCTGCTGAGGCTGAGCAGGAGGCTGGCACCGTCATCCCGGCTGAAA GTCGCCCATGTGTGGACTGCCATGCCTTTGAGTTCATGCAGAGGGCGCTGCAAGATCTGAAGAAGACGGCGTTCAACCTGGATGCCAGG ACGGAGATGCTGGTGCTGAGGGCCGAGAGGAGGGCCCTGTGCGACTGCATGTCCACCAACTCTCTGCTCTGA
- the nelfa gene encoding negative elongation factor A, whose translation MASMKDSDTGLWLHNKLGSTDELWTPPSIASLLTVSVIDNIRLCFSSLSPPVKLKLLLGMLHLPRRTVDEMKEALSEIIQLATVDSEPWVLMVADILKSFPETGSLNLDLEEQNPNVQDILGELREKVGECEASAMLPLECQYLNKSALTTLVGPLTPPVKHFQLKRKPKSATLRAELLQKSIETAQQLKKTATPFHAKGRGLVKKIDTTTPLKGIPKAPFRSPTAPSLFSPPSNRTPIAPPRTPLRKERGVKLLDISELDTVGAGREAKRRRKTLETEAADKAAKEEAAAAAVVENPTPDYAAGLVSAQKLGALNENPLPSTSYLPATPSMVPSSSYIPSSEAQPANAGGSGRDALQAARQPEESTTAASGASSTLPNQYKQRAPMYNASTAANPATPTSPSTPASTPASNGPPAATTASQPETPTQPPSTPQTPTPTPAPTPQQPQPKKNLSLTRDQMYAAQEMFKTANKVTRPEKALILGFMAGSRENPCPEQGDIIQIKLSEHTEVLPKADGTGSTTMLVDTVFEMNYSTGQWTRLKKYKPITNTS comes from the exons ATGGCGTCGATGAAGGACAGCGACACCGGCCTGTGGCTTCACAACAAGCTGGGCTCCACGGACGAGCTTTGGACGCCCCCGAGCATCGCCTCGCTCCTCACCGTGTCGGTAATCGACAACATACGACTGTGCTTTTCGAGCTTGTCGCCGCCGGTGAAGCTCAAGCTGCTGCTTGGGATGCTGCATCTTCCCAGGCGGACCGTTGACGAG ATGAAGGAGGCCCTGTCGGAGATAATCCAGCTGGCTACGGTGGACTCGGAGCCCTGGGTGCTGATGGTTGCAGATATCCTCAAGTCCTTCCCGGAGACCGGCTCGTTGAATCTGGACTTGGAGGAGCAGAATCCAAACGTGCAGGACATTCTTGGAGAGCTCAGGGAGAAAG TGGGTGAGTGCGAGGCATCCGCCATGCTTCCTCTGGAATGTCAGTATCTGAACAAGAGCGCGCTCACCACTCTGGTGGGACCCCTCACGCCCCCCGTTAAACATTTCCAGCTCAAGAGGAAGCCCAAGAGCGCCACGCTGAGGGCAGAACTGCTGCAGAAAT CTATAGAGACGGCCCAGCAGCTCAAAAAGACAGCCACACCTTTTCATGCCAAGGGGAGAGGACTGGTCAAAAAGATCGACACGACAA CTCCGCTGAAGGGGATTCCCAAGGCCCCGTTCCGCAGCCCCACAGCTCCCAGTTTGTTCAGCCCCCCCAGTAACCGCACGCCCATCGCTCCCCCACGAACACCCCTGCGCAAGGAGAGAGGAGTCAAG cttttagacATTTCAGAGTTGGACACGGTCGGAGCTGGAAGGGAGGCGAAAAGGAGAAGGAAGACTTTGG aaacagaagctgcagaCAAAGCAGCCAAAGAGgaggcggcggcagcggcggtgGTGGAGAACCCCACACCAGACTACGCTGCCGGTCTCGTCTCTGCACAG aAACTGGGGGCGCTAAACGAGAATCCTCTGCCTTCGACCAGCTACCTTCCAGCCACACCCAGCATGGTTCCCTCCTCGTCTTACATTCCCAGCTCCGAGGCACAGCCAG CGAACGCTGGTGGTTCAGGACGGGACGCGCTGCAGGCAGCTCGCCAGCCGGAGGAATCCACCACAGCAGCCTCCGGCGCCAGCTCCACCTTACCAAACCAGTACAAACAGAGGGCGCCCATGTACAACGCCAGCACCGCAGCCAACCCCGCAACCCCCACGTCCCCCAGCACGCCGGCCTCCACCCCGGCCAGCAACGGGCCCCCGGCAGCCACGACCGCCAGCCAGCCAGAGACCCCCACTCAGCCCCCCAGCACCCCGCAGACCCCTACCCCGACACCAGCACCGACACCGCAACAGCCACAGCCCAAAAAGAACCTGTCGCTCACG AGAGACCAGATGTACGCTGCCCAGGAGATGTTCAAGACGGCCAACAAGGTCACCAGACCAGAGAAGGCTCTCATCCTGGGGTTCATGGCCGGATCCAGAG AGAACCCGTGTCCGGAGCAGGGCGACATCATCCAGATCAAGCTGAGCGAGCACACAGAGGTTCTGCCCAAGGCCGACGGCACCGGCAGCACCACCATGCTGGTGGACACGGTCTTCGAGATGAACTACTCGACAGGACAGTGGACCCGCCTGAAGAAATACAAGCCCATCACGAATACATCCTGA
- the faah2b gene encoding fatty-acid amide hydrolase 2-B — MALSRLEKAQIWFFRMAMAFFFAVFQFFSPRRAAGRKLPPVSDPLLLLSATQLAKKIRRKEVSSVEVVQAYIDRIQEVNPLVNAVVKDRFAAALQEAAQVDKLIEEETGGEEVLEDRLPLLGVPLSVKESFSLQGMPYTAGLVSRRGVVASVDAPPVALLKRAGAIPLGVTNTSELCMWSESHNHLYGITCNPYDLERIPGGSSGGEGSILAAAGAVIGVGSDIGGSIRMPCFFNGIFGHKTTPGVVSCENQYPPTSGRQDEYVSSGPMCRYAEDLLPMLQIMSGPNAHRLSLGTKVELKKLRFFTIPHDGGSVYTHPVSKELLDIQKKVVEHLEADFGVKVQRVCLPELRYGFQIWNRYMGLPDKDGKPPLAFAELMGEPGRPAWPLWELLKWMMGKSDHTMAAIMLAVVEMTQGSKASPFIIQKKEKLQKDMEELLGTDGVLLYPSHPRVAPKHHHPLFRAFDFAYTGILNILGLPVTQCPLGLGQEGLPLGVQVVAGKLQDHLTLAVAIYLEKTFGGWRDPGAN; from the exons ATGGCCCTGAGCCGCCTGGAGAAGGCTCAGATATGGTTCTTCAGGATGGCCATGGCCTTCTTTTTCGCGGTGTTTCAGTTCTTCTCTCCTCGGAGAGCTGCCGGGAGGAAGCTGCCGCCCGTCAGCGACCCGCTGCTGCTCCTGTCAGCCACGCAGCTCGCTAAGAAGATCCGGCGAAAAGAG GTGTCCAGTGTGGAGGTGGTGCAGGCCTACATAGACCGGATCCAAGAAGTGAACCCCCTTGTGAACGCTGTCGTAAAAGACAG GTTTGCTGCCGCCCTCCAGGAGGCAGCTCAGGTCGATAAGCTGATTGAGGAGGAGACGGGAGGAGAGGAGGTGCTGGAGGACCGGCTGCCTTTACTGGGAGTCCCGCTGTCCGTCAAGGAGTCCTTTTCCCTTCAGG gCATGCCGTACACCGCAGGCCTGGTGTCCAGGCGAGGAGTGGTAGCCTCCGTGGATGCTCCACCCGTGGCCCTGCTGAAGAGAGCCGGGGCTATACCTCTGGGCGTCACCAACACCAGCGAGCTTTGCATGTGGTCCGAATCGCACAACCACCTGTACGGCATCACCTGCAACCCCTACGACCTGGAGAGGATACCAGGAGGAAGCTCAG GGGGGGAGGGCAGCATACTGGCAGCAGCCGGAGCGGTCATCGGCGTGGGCTCGGACATCGGCGGCAGCATCCGCATGCCCTGTTTTTTCAACGGGATCTTTGGCCACAAGACCACTCCAG GTGTCGTGTCCTGTGAGAACCAGTACCCTCCCACCTCCGGCAGACAGGACGAGTACGTCAGCTCGGGTCCCATGTGCCGCTACGCCGAAGACCTGCTGCCCATGCTCCAGATCATGTCGGGCCCCAACGCTCACAG GCTCTCCTTGGGCACAAAGGtggagctgaagaagctgcGGTTCTTCACCATCCCTCACGATGGCGGCTCTGTTTACACTCATCCTGTCAGCAAGGAGCTCCTGGACATTCAGAAGAAG GTGGTGGAGCACCTGGAGGCAGATTTTGGAGTGAAAGTGCAGCGGGTGTGTTTACCTGAGCTGCGCTACGGCTTCCAGATCTGGAACAGGTACATGGGTCTGCCGGACAAGGACGGTAAG CCTCCTCTGGCTTTTGCGGAGCTGATGGGGGAACCTGGTCGACCGGCGTGGCCTCTGTGGGAGCTGCTGAAATGGATGATGGGAAAATCCGACCATACGATGGCTGCTATCA TGTTGGCCGTCGTCGAGATGACCCAGGGGTCCAAAGCCTCGCCCTTCATCATCCAGAAGAAGGAGAAGCTGCAGAAGGACATGGAGGAGCTGCTGGGAACCGATGGCGTTCTTCTTTACCCATCGCACCCCAGAGTGGCCCCCAAACACCATCACCCCCTCTTCAGAGCATTTGACTTCGCCTACACCG GTATCCTGAACATCCTCGGGCTGCCTGTGACCCAGTGTCCTCTGGGTCTGGGTCAGGAGGGTCTGCCTCTGGGTGTGCAGGTCGTCGCTGGGAAGCTGCAGGACCATCTGACGCTCGCCGTGGCCATCTACCTGGAGAAGACATTTGGAGGTTGGAGGGACCCTGGAGcgaactga